In Nitrosococcus halophilus Nc 4, the genomic stretch GGCTCCAAGGGGATCGGGAGGTGGTTCTTAGGCGCCTTGTGCAAATTAAGGCCGAGGGTGTTCCTAACTATTTCGGACCCCAGAGATTTGGTCGGGAGGGCCAAAATCTGGAACAAGCCGACCAATGGTTTGCGGGGGGCAGGCCACCGAAGGATCGCTATCTGCGGGGACTGTTACTTTCAGCGGCCCGCGCTTTTTTGTTTAATCAGGTCTTAGCTGAGCGAGTACGGGCGGCCCATTGGAATCAACCGCTTCCTGGAGAAGCGCTTATTCTCGATGGGAGTCGCGGGTTCTTTTTAGCGGAGACTATAGATGAAACCTTGCAAGCCCGGGTGCGGTGCTTCGACTGCCATCCTAGTGGCCCTTTATGGGGACGGGGAAGCCTCCCCACCTTGGGGATAACCCGTGCTTTTGAGGAGAAGGTGTTGGCGGACTTTGGATTATGGCGGAAGGGTCTAGAGGAGGGGGGCTTAAAGCAAGAGCGCCGGAGTTTAAGGCTGATGGCTGCTGATTTGGAATGGTCCTTTCCTGCTGACGATAGCCTGAGACTTTGTTTTCGTTTACCTGCAGGGGCCTATGCGACCACCATGCTGCGTGAAGTGGTGGGGGCCCAGGAGGCCATAGGGTTATCCTCCCCCTAAAGCGCGTATTTCAGCCTTTTTCTTGCCACCACTTTTGCGCTCTAGGCGCGTTTAAGGGTTTGCTGATGAAATAACCCTGGACCCTATCGCAGCCGTACTCTTGGAGATAAAGAAATTGCTCCTGGGTTTCTACGCCTTCTGCCACCACTTCGAGATTGAGGCTATGGCCCAGGGCAATAATGGCTTTAGTAATTGCCCGGCTTTCAATTTCTTCGGGGATGTCGTGGATGAAAGAGCGGTCAATTTTGATGCTGTCCAGGGGAAGGTGTTTAAGGTAGGTTAAGGAGGAATGCCCTGTACCAAAGTCGTCTACGGAAATACGCACGCCCAGGGTGCTTAGAGACTGTAGGGTCTTGAGGGCTGAATCCATATCTTCGATAAGGAGCCCTTCGGTAATTTCCACCTCTAGGGAGGGCGGCGAGAGGCCTGTACGCTCCAGGATAGCTGCGATACCGCCCGCTAAATCCGGCTGACGAAATTGACGCGGAGAGAGATTGACCGCCACTTGTAAAGGCCCTGAGTGAAATTGCTGCCAGCTAAAACAGGTTTGGCAGGCAATTTCTAAAACCCAAGCGCCAATAGGGATGATGAGACCAGTTTCTTCCGCCAGACGAATAAAAGTTTGACGGGCAAGCATCCCATGTTGGGGATGGCGCCAGCGAAGTAGGGCCTCAAAACTGACCGTTCTGCCGCTGGTGAGATCCAACTGTGGCTGGAATTGCAAGTGGAGGTCCCCGCTTTCAAGGGCGCTTTGCAGGTCTTTGGCCAGTGCTACCCGGGAATGGGCCCGAGCATTGATGTCGGGCATATATAATTGGTAGTTATTACGACCCTCATGTTTAGCATGGTACAGGGCGATGTCGGCGTTCTTGAGCAGCTGTTTGGCGGTAGGAGCATCGCTAGGAAAGAGGGTAATCCCAATACTGACATTGTTATGTATCTTATGCCCCTGAAGCCTATGGGGTTCGGCAATGGCGCCAAGAATCCGTTGGGCCAGGAGGGCAGCTTCATCGGCATCCAGAATATGGGTTTGAATAATTGCAAATTCGTCACCGCCAATTCGCAGCACCGTATCTGTGGGCCCTACGCAGCCATGGAGTACCCCGGCGACTCGGATTAATTCCGCATCACCGATCTCATGGCCAAAACTGTCATTGATGTCCTTAAAGCGGTCAAGGTCCAAGAATAAAAGTGCCAATTGTTGCCTACTGTGGAGGGTTTCCGCCATAGATTGCGCTAAGCGGTCTTGAAGTAGGATTCGATTGGGCAGTCCGGTGAGAGCATCGTACTGAGCGAGGTGGCGGGACCGAGTCTCCTTAGCTTGGGTCTTTTTTAACTGGGTTTGGAGTAGTCGCTGGGAACGGTAAAAACCAAAGGCAATGAGAGCAAGTCCCAGAATCTCTAGTATTCTCTCCACCAGAGTACTCCATTGCCTGGATTCTTGGGTGAACTCCCCTAGCAAGCCTAACAAGAGACTGCCCAGGAGTAGGCCCCAACCCCCAGTCAAAAGAGTGATGCCTAGTCGCAAGATAAAAGCGTGAGCGACTAAGGCGACGACCAGCACCACGGTTTCAAGGATGATGTTGTTGAGATCGAAACCCTGCTTTAGGGGAAAGGTGAGAAACCAAAATAAAATGATAAACAATGCCAGCAGCGCCAGTCCTCCCGCACTGGGCCATGGGGGCAAGGGGCTCAGGTGAGCATGCCGTAGTTTATGGAGCATGGATAGCATTGCTGGAGGTAGTCTATACCATTGCGGGATGCCAAAACCATATAAAATATTTGATTGATAGCCACAAACTCATTACAGACAACCCTATACCATATAAAGATGCAATATCTTCCAATATTTTTAAATGTACGCGGGCAGCGGTGTTTGGTGGTGGGTGGGGGCGCTGTGGCGACCCGAAAAGTGGCCTTGCTCCGCCGGGTGGGTGCGGTCGTTAAAGTGGTGGCCTTGGAAGCGCATGAGCAGCTTCAGGAGTGGGCTAAAAAGGGGGAAATTGGGTTACAGCAAGCCCCTTTCAGCGAAGCTGAAATGAAGGATTGTCGTTTGGTGATTGCGGCAACGGATGATCACTCCCTCAACGAGCAAGTCTACCATCTCGCCAAGGCTCAGGGGATACTCGTTAATGTGGCTGATTGCCCTCGTCTTTGTGATTTTATTCTGCCCTCCATTGTGGATAGATCGCCGGTAGTGGTCGCGGTCTCAAGCGGGGGGAGCTCTCCGGTATTAGCGCGTTTGCTCCGCGCCCGTCTGGAGACCCTTATTCCTTACGCTTATGCCCGCCTGGGCCAATTTGCGGCTCGCTATCGCAGCCAGGTTAAGCAGCGTATTGCCGGCGCAAGGGCGCGGCGTATCTTCTGGGAAAAGGTCTTACAAGGCAGTATCGCCGAAAAGATTTTCGCGGGTCAGGAAGGTGAAGCTGAGCGGGCTCTGGAAGCTGCTTTGGAGGAGAGTGCAGCCCCTAGCCAGGGGGAGGTTTATTTGGTTGGCGCGGGACCGGGAGATCCTGATCTTTTGACCTTTCGCGCTTTGCGCCTTATGCAGCAAGCGGATGTGGTCTTCTATGATCGTTTGGTCAGTCCGGAAATTCTAGATTTAGTTCGGCGCGAGGCGGAACGAATCTATGTGGGTAAAAAGCGCGCCTGGCATACGGTACGGCAAGAGGAAATCAATGGGATGCTGGTCCAATTTGCCCGGGAAGGTCAGCGGGTATTGCGCCTTAAGGGAGGCGATCCTTTTATCTTTGGTCGGGGAGGGGAAGAGATTGCCACATTGGCGGCGGAAGGCATTCCTTTCCAAGTCGTGCCTGGGATTACCGCCGCTTCAGGCTGTGCTTGCTATGCGGGCATCCCGCTCACCCACCGTGACCATGCCCATGCCTGTATCTTTGTCACCGGGCAACTCAAAGAAGGGCGTTTGAGCTTGAATTGGCAGTCCTTGGTCCAGCCTAAGCAAACCATTGTCGTTTATATGGGGTTGGTAGGGCTTGAGATTCTTTGCCAGGAATTGATTGCCCATGGTATGCCTTCTACCATGCCAGCAGCCTTGGTCCAGCAAGGGACAACTTCCCAGCAACGGGTATTGACGGGCACTCTGGCAACATTGCCAGGTATTGTCAAAGGGGAAGAAATCCATGCGCCCACTTTGATCATCATCGGTGAGGTGGTCTCTCTTTATCCACAGCTGGTCTGGTTTAATGCCCCTGATTAAAGCGTATCGACATATCCACGGCATGGACATCCTTGGTCAAAGTCCCTACTGAGATATAATCGACTCCCGTTTCGGCCACCTGGCGGACGTTCTCCAGGGTAATGCCGCCCGAGGCTTCCAGCTTGACCCGCTGTTGGTTAAGGCGGACGGCTTCGGAGAGAGCAGGGAGATCGAAATTATCAAGCAGGAGAATGTCGGCCCCCGCAGTGAGCGCTTGTTGCAATTCGTCCAGGTTTTCCACTTCTATTTCTATAGGGAGGTTGGGACTATAGGTGCGGGCACGTTCAACCGCTACGGTAATTGAGCCGGCTGCCAGAATATGGTTTTCTTTAATGAGCACGCCATCGTAGAGGCCATGGCGATGATTGTGGCAGCCGCCGCAGCGAACGGCATATTTCTGCGCTTGGCGCAAGCCTGGCAGGGTCTTGCGGGTATCTAATATTTTAACTGGCAACCCAGCCACGGCTGAAGCATAATGGTGGGCTATGGTGGCGGTCCCGGATAGAGTCTGGAGGAAATTCAAGGCGGTGCGTTCGCCGCTCAAAAGAGGGCGCGAGGGGCCGTGCAAAGTGCAAATCCTCTCATTAGCCGAGAGAGGGTCCCCATCTGCCCGGGCCCAATTGATGACGATTTCCGCATCCAATTGTTGAAATACCCTATTAAACCAGTCAGTTCCGCAGAGTACGGCCGTTTCGCGACAAACTACAGTAGCAGTTGTTCTCGAAGCTGCTGGAATTAACGCTGCGGTGACATCACCGCTCCCGATATCTTCAGCAAGTGCTCGGCGAACTTCTTCTTCAATTGGGGCAGTGGGCATGCAATATCCTGTTGCTAACCGCTTAGGTTTAATTCTCCATTATAGCAATGACTCTTCGGATGCTTCGATGTTTTCCAGGTCAAGTAGTGATAAACCATGACGGTCCTTGTTCCTTGGGGCCTCTGGGTGAACAGGGATAGCGGCTGGCTGACCCATGCCCGTCAGGTTATCTCGCCCAATCAGGATGAACGACCACCAGGGATGGTGCCAGAATGGTTAGTGGTGCACGGTATCAGCCTACCGCCGGGAGAGTACGGAGGGCCATGGATTGATGCCCTATTTACCAACTGCCTTGATCCTACAGCACACCCTTATTTCCATGAAATCCACTGCCTCCGTGTTTCCGCCCATGTTTTTATCGCCCGGGATGGTTCTTTAACCCAGTACGTGCCTTTTCACAGGCGTGCTTGGCATGCAGGGAGGTCGAACCTTAATGGGCGTACTCAATGTAATGACTTTACTATTGGGATAGAACTTGAGGGTACTGATGTTGCCCCCTATGAAGAGATACAATATCAAACCTTAGCGAGTCTTATCAGTGCCTTGATCGTTGCCTATCCTACCCTGTCTAAGGAGCAGATTGTGGGTCATAGCGATATCGCACCAGGCCGTAAGACAGATCCTGGTCCCGCCTTTAATTGGGAGCGCCTCAAATCTTTATTGGTTTAGCTGCATTCAAGATAGTCAACGAGAACCCAGTGATTTGTCTGGAGGATTTGAATATCACAGGGATGTTGAGAAACCGCCGCTTGAGCAAAGCTGTTGCGGATTGCGGGCTGTATGAGCTCAAGCGGCAAATGGAGTACAAAGCAGCAATGTATGGCCGGGAAGTGTTTATCGTGGACCGCTGGGCGCCCACCAGCAAGACGTGCTCTGAGTGCGGGACTATTCAAGAGTCCATGCCGCTCAAAGTTCGCGAGTGGGAATGCCCGGACTGTGGAACGGAGCACGACCGGGATATTAACGCGGCCAAGAATGTTTTGATGTTGGGTACGGCGGGGAGCGCCGGAACCGATAAAGCCCGCGGAGCGGTGAAGACCCCAAGGGCCGTGGCCTAGCCACCGCCCGAGGACTGCTGAGAAACGCGAATTCTCCAGGCTGACAAGGGGAGGAGGGACCGAACCGCAGTCAGTCATGGCGAAACTCCAATTTCCGTGATCATTGAATAGTAGGCGCCGCTGGGTGTTATAGTGTTATCTAGAAAAGCTACTGGGGGATTGGAATTTTATCCTCGTTTGGTTTTTTCCCAAAATATTTCAGGGGCCCCCTCTGTGCGGTTAAGTTCCCGTGCCATGACAAACAAGAGGTCTGAGAGGCGATTGAGGTATTTCAAACTCTCTGGATTGGTGGCCTCTTCCTTGGCAAGAGTTACGAGCCGTCGCTCTGCCCGCCGGCAGGTCGTGCGAGCGAGGTGGCAAAGACTGGCGGCGATGGTGCCCCCCGGTAAGATAAATTCCTTAAGTGGCGGCAATTTTTCATTTAGGCTATCGAGTTGCCGTTCTAGGGCCTGAACTTGAC encodes the following:
- the truD gene encoding tRNA pseudouridine(13) synthase TruD; amino-acid sequence: MSEEPPFAYGAEAPPATALIRCCPEDFQVVEELPFSLSGEGEHVWLLLCKRNTNTVWLARRLARIAGVRSVDVGYAGLKDRHALTTQWFSVHLGRKKEPNWAAELETEAVQVVKIIRHPRKLRRGALKENRFRLTLRRLQGDREVVLRRLVQIKAEGVPNYFGPQRFGREGQNLEQADQWFAGGRPPKDRYLRGLLLSAARAFLFNQVLAERVRAAHWNQPLPGEALILDGSRGFFLAETIDETLQARVRCFDCHPSGPLWGRGSLPTLGITRAFEEKVLADFGLWRKGLEEGGLKQERRSLRLMAADLEWSFPADDSLRLCFRLPAGAYATTMLREVVGAQEAIGLSSP
- a CDS encoding putative bifunctional diguanylate cyclase/phosphodiesterase translates to MLHKLRHAHLSPLPPWPSAGGLALLALFIILFWFLTFPLKQGFDLNNIILETVVLVVALVAHAFILRLGITLLTGGWGLLLGSLLLGLLGEFTQESRQWSTLVERILEILGLALIAFGFYRSQRLLQTQLKKTQAKETRSRHLAQYDALTGLPNRILLQDRLAQSMAETLHSRQQLALLFLDLDRFKDINDSFGHEIGDAELIRVAGVLHGCVGPTDTVLRIGGDEFAIIQTHILDADEAALLAQRILGAIAEPHRLQGHKIHNNVSIGITLFPSDAPTAKQLLKNADIALYHAKHEGRNNYQLYMPDINARAHSRVALAKDLQSALESGDLHLQFQPQLDLTSGRTVSFEALLRWRHPQHGMLARQTFIRLAEETGLIIPIGAWVLEIACQTCFSWQQFHSGPLQVAVNLSPRQFRQPDLAGGIAAILERTGLSPPSLEVEITEGLLIEDMDSALKTLQSLSTLGVRISVDDFGTGHSSLTYLKHLPLDSIKIDRSFIHDIPEEIESRAITKAIIALGHSLNLEVVAEGVETQEQFLYLQEYGCDRVQGYFISKPLNAPRAQKWWQEKG
- the cysG gene encoding siroheme synthase CysG; translation: MQYLPIFLNVRGQRCLVVGGGAVATRKVALLRRVGAVVKVVALEAHEQLQEWAKKGEIGLQQAPFSEAEMKDCRLVIAATDDHSLNEQVYHLAKAQGILVNVADCPRLCDFILPSIVDRSPVVVAVSSGGSSPVLARLLRARLETLIPYAYARLGQFAARYRSQVKQRIAGARARRIFWEKVLQGSIAEKIFAGQEGEAERALEAALEESAAPSQGEVYLVGAGPGDPDLLTFRALRLMQQADVVFYDRLVSPEILDLVRREAERIYVGKKRAWHTVRQEEINGMLVQFAREGQRVLRLKGGDPFIFGRGGEEIATLAAEGIPFQVVPGITAASGCACYAGIPLTHRDHAHACIFVTGQLKEGRLSLNWQSLVQPKQTIVVYMGLVGLEILCQELIAHGMPSTMPAALVQQGTTSQQRVLTGTLATLPGIVKGEEIHAPTLIIIGEVVSLYPQLVWFNAPD
- the nadC gene encoding carboxylating nicotinate-nucleotide diphosphorylase, with translation MPTAPIEEEVRRALAEDIGSGDVTAALIPAASRTTATVVCRETAVLCGTDWFNRVFQQLDAEIVINWARADGDPLSANERICTLHGPSRPLLSGERTALNFLQTLSGTATIAHHYASAVAGLPVKILDTRKTLPGLRQAQKYAVRCGGCHNHRHGLYDGVLIKENHILAAGSITVAVERARTYSPNLPIEIEVENLDELQQALTAGADILLLDNFDLPALSEAVRLNQQRVKLEASGGITLENVRQVAETGVDYISVGTLTKDVHAVDMSIRFNQGH
- the ampD gene encoding 1,6-anhydro-N-acetylmuramyl-L-alanine amidase AmpD yields the protein MTVLVPWGLWVNRDSGWLTHARQVISPNQDERPPGMVPEWLVVHGISLPPGEYGGPWIDALFTNCLDPTAHPYFHEIHCLRVSAHVFIARDGSLTQYVPFHRRAWHAGRSNLNGRTQCNDFTIGIELEGTDVAPYEEIQYQTLASLISALIVAYPTLSKEQIVGHSDIAPGRKTDPGPAFNWERLKSLLV
- a CDS encoding cob(I)yrinic acid a,c-diamide adenosyltransferase, with protein sequence MGHRLSKIYTRTGDQGTTGLGNQQRVPKDHPRVEAIGAIDELNALLGLLLAHPLPDPLHQALTPVQHQLFDLGGELSIPPAHIIEAGQVQALERQLDSLNEKLPPLKEFILPGGTIAASLCHLARTTCRRAERRLVTLAKEEATNPESLKYLNRLSDLLFVMARELNRTEGAPEIFWEKTKRG